Within Candidatus Stygibacter australis, the genomic segment AAATGATTTGACTGGAGATATAGTACATTGCGAAGGTGCAGGCACCATACGCAAGGTTTTACACATAATCACCGGATCAATGTAATCAGCCATAGGCTGACAAGATGTAAGAATTTTATAAACCACGAAAACCACGAATTGACACGAAAGGAAGAAAAAAGCAATTTTTCATTATAAATAGAATAGATTATTTTCTCTTTTATTTTCTTATATTATTTCGTGTCATTTCGGAGCATTAGTGGTAAATATTCTTTTTCTTTTTTTGAGAAACTGACTACACGACTCAATGTAAGATTTTAAGCCGCGAACAAACCGAACAAACGCGAACAAAATTGACTATAAGGTGAATAGTGTCAGCCATAGGCTGATAAAAGCAGTGAACAGTGATTGGAAACTTGGCTGGTTTTTAAAATTTCCAATCACTGATCACTCTTCACTGTTTTTCTTTTCGACTCACGATTTACGACTCACGTCTCACGATGCATAGCATTCATAATCAGCGGAATCCGCTAAATCTGTGTTCTATTTATATTTTCCTTCTCACTTTTCACTTATTTTTCTTCTCACTGAATTCAAATATAGATTTTCATTGACCAATAATTGGGTTGCAAATATGAAAGAAGTAGTAAATTTGATAATGCAGGAGAATTATGGTATTCAGTTATTACCTGGTTAAATATCCTTACAGTTTGCTGTGGAGCATGCAGAAATTGCTGGGCAGGAATGATTATTATGCTGCCTATTGCGGAGATGAACTTGATTACTATATTATGGAGCCAGTCCTGAAATATCTGCCAGAGCTTACGATCATTAGTAAAAATAAGAGGATTCAGAACTTACTGGCAGAAAAGGGAGTGAGATCAAAGAGGCTGCCGGCATTTCCAAGGGGAGTGCTGATGTGCCGGCTGGCAGGGCATAAGTTTCCTGCTGGTGGTATGAAAAAGATCGGGATGAGGCATGGACCTTTTCACTTTAAAGCATTATCAAATAAAGCAAACTACAATCTTTTTGATCAGTTTATATTCACGAGTGAGCAGGAAGCGGAGCTAGCAGCCAAAGCAGGTATAAATAATGGTATGGGGATAGGTTATCCCAAGCTGGATAAGGCTTTTGATAGCAAAATAAGCACCTGCTGTATGGATAATCTGAGTGATCAGCTGGGACTGAGCCCGGAAAAGAGAACTTTGCTATTTACTGCCACCTGGGAAGGATCACAGATGAGTGCTATTGATAAGTGGTTTGACAGGCTGGCGGAACTGAAAGATGACTATAATCTGCTGGTGAGTCTGCATCCGTGGATAGGGGAGAGCTATCGGGACCGGGTGAAAAGCACATCGGGAGTGCATTATATAGAGAGCTATGATACCACACCCTATATCATGCTGGCAGATATCTGCATAGGTGACACATCATCGATGCTGGGTGAATGCTGTGCACTGGATAAGCCTATGATCACCTTCAGGGTGGATAATGCCGGGCGGATGGTGGATTATGTGATTGAGATGCTGGAGCGGATAAGCGTACGGATAGACCGCTTTGAAGAGATATCGGGAGCGATAGCATTATGCGATGCCCGGGCTGAGGAGATGAACCGCGAGCGGAAAGCAGCAAATGAGCTGATGTTCAGCAATCTGGATGGCTCAGCAGGAAAAAAAGTGGCAGACTTTATTCGGGAGAAATGGGGGATATGAAAGAATGGTGACCAGTGATTGGTGTCAGCCATAGGCTGATAAAAGCAGTGAACGGGGAATCGGAAGACGGGAGACGGAATAGTGATTGGTGTCAGCCATAGGCTGATAAAAGCAGTGAACAGTGAATCGGAAACTTGACTGGTTCTTAAAATATCCAATCACAAATCACTAATCACGATTTTTACCACAGAGGTTACAGAGAACACAGATAATGTAATGATTTATCCGTGAGAAGTGAGTCGTGAGAAGTGAGTCGTGAGACGAGAAATGTAATGTAATACAATGTAATGTAAGAATATTTGGCCGCGAACAAAACGAACTATTTCTTAATTACTTGTTAATTTCTCCTCAAACCCTCTAACACTCTAACCCTCAATTATTTTCAGCCACGGAATACACGGATGAACACGGATTAATGTAAGATTTTTTAGCAACGAACAATTACCAACAAAACGAACTATTTCTTGAAATACCAGCCAAGTTGCTTTCTTACTATTAACTGTTAACTGTTAACTTTCTAAGCCTCAATCCTTCTAACCCTCAATTCAAACTGGTCGAATTCGACTAGTTTAGAAATGAAGCTGGAATTGAGTTGTCGACAATTTGTCGACAGGCGAAATTATTTATACTCCGCCGCAGGATAAGCAAAGCATTTTACACTTATTAAAGAATCTTGAGGAATATATAAATCAGGAGAATGGACTTGATGTTTTGATCAAAATGGCAATTATTCATTATCAGTTTGAGAGCATCCACCCATTTTACGATGGAAATGGCAGAACTGGAAGAATCATCAATGTCCTATATTTGGTTTTAAAGGGATTGCTTGATATTCCGGTACTATATCTTAGCCAATATATAATAAAAAACAAAACAGGATTATTACAGATTATTGCAGAATGTACGGACAGAAAATGCCTGGGAAGATTGGGTGATCTATCTATTAGTTGGAGTTGAGGAAACCTCAATTAATACTATTGAAATGATAAGAGCTATTAATGATCTGATGGCTGAAACTAAGAGTAAATTACAGCAGGATTTACCAAAAATCTACAGTCGGGATTTGCTTGATATAATTTTTCTTCATCCTTATACGAAGATTGAATTTCTCACTGAGAGATTAATAATAACCAGGCAGACAGCAGCTAGCTATTTAAATAAGATATGTCAGATTGGTATATTGAGAAAAGTTAAGAAACAGAAATATAACTATTATATTAATACGAAACTTTTTGAACTATTAAGTAAATAAGCCAGGAATTCTTACATGAGCATTTCTTCATGTTAAGAAAACGTGAAAAATTTAACATGAATCTCTGCTCATGTTAAAAAAAAATGAAAATCTTAACTGAACAATTTAATACTATTCGAACAATCACTTTGCGTATCCAGAGCTTCCAGCTCTGAATTATATTCCGATTCACGAACCTCGACTCACGAATCAATGTTAGAATATTTGGCCGCGAACAAAACTAACTATCAGGTGATTGGTGAACGGTGAACAGTGATTGGAAACTTGGCTGGTTTTAACAAAATCAGCGTCAATCTGCGGTATCCGCTCAATCTGCCTGCCGTGCCGTAGCTTTATGCGTAGGATGGTGTTCTATGTATTTTTCGTCTGACGAACATCGACTCACGACTCACGGTGCGCAGCACATCCTCGCTCTGGATTTTCCGATCACCGTTCACTGCTTTTATCAGCCTATGGCTGACACCAATCACTTTTCCGTCTCACTTCTCACGTCTCACGAACCTCGTCTCACGAGTTTCGGATCACGGAAATAAAAAAAACCTGCTCTATCACAAAAATAGAGCAGGTTATTTTTTATTGAATTATTAATTTATTCCAGAGAACCTATTTCAGCTTCAACTGCGATGAGGATTTCGCAGGATTTGACCAGTTCTTTCATCCTGGTGTGATCTGGATAGAGTGGGCGGTCAATTTCCAGGAAATCTACATATTTACGAATTACATCATGAGCTACCTGGGTACCTTTGCCGAATTTGTATTCCCGGAAATCAAGTGCCTGGGCAGCAGCCATGAGTTCAATTCCCAGAATACCATAAGCATTATCGATGATCTGGAAATTTTTGATAGCTGTATTCATACCCATAGAAACAAAATCCTCCTGGTCAGCAGCAGCCGGAATACTTTGAACAGATGCTGGAGCACAGAGGATTCTCTGTTCCACGATCTGCATATCTGCGGTGTATTGACTGAGCATCAGTCCACTGAACATACCAGCACCTTTTGTGAGGAAGGGAGGTAAACCCACAGATAATGCGGGATTATTAAGACGGTTCATACGACGCTCGCTCATCACACTCACCATGGTGATGGCAGCAGAGATCATATCCATAGGCAGACTAACGGGAGAGCCCTGAAAATTAGCTCCTGAGAGCTGTATTCTTTCTTCCGGGAAGAATACGGGATTATCACCAACGCCATTTAATTCAATTTCCACCTGGCTACGAGCATAGGCAAGAGCGTCATGGGCAGCACCAATCACTTGAGGAGTGGAGCGCATGGAATAAGCATCCTGCACCTTGCATTTTACGCGACCCTGTTCCAGGTCACCGCCAGAAACTACTTTAAGTATTGAAGCAGCAGAACGCTGAGCACCCAGGAAGCCACGGATTTTATGAAGTTGTGGACTATAGGGTTTCATATTTGCCTTCAATGCTTCCAGGCTCATAGAAGCAGCGATTTCTGCCTGCTTAAACCAGTTATTAGCATCAAAAAGCAGGATAGCGCTCATTGCTGTGAGCACGTTAGAGCCATTGATAGTTCCCAGTCCATCACGCGCCTGGAGTCCGGGAATCGGAATACCTGCTTTATCCATGGCAACTTTTCCGGGCAGTAGTTCACCCCTGAAATAGGCATCACCTTCACCCATCAGCAGCAGAGCGATCTGACTCATTGGCGCCAGATCTCCACTTGCACCCACAGAACCTTTCTGGCATACAAAGGGAGTGACACCCTTATTTAACATATCTACCAGGGTTTGAGTGATAACTGGTCTGATACCGGAATTTCCGTGGGCATGAACATTGATCCTTCCCACCATGGCACCACGCACATATTCAATAGGGGCGGGATCGCCAATACCGGCTGCATGATTATAAACGAGATATTTTTGAAAGTCTTTGATCTGATCATCATCAAGAACAACTTCCGAGAATTCACCAATGCCTGTATTTACACCATACATGATCTCACCGGCTTCTATTTTCTCTTCGAGCATGGCACGGCAGACTTTGATGCGTTCCAGGGCTTCGGGAGCGAGCTCCACTTTTTCACCATCACGGGCGATCGCCACCACTTTCTCGATGGTTAATCCGCTTCCATTTAAAATAATAGACATAAATCCTCCACGTATTTAATTTATTTTGATGTCAGATAAAAAATATTTCCTGTTGATGTCAAGTTATGGACTTTTCATCTCCGGGCAGAAGTTTGGTGGAGAAAGTAAAAAATACTACTCAACGTATCTATAGAGAATGATAATCTGCTGTGCAGAAGTAGTAGTTCCAAAGATAGTTGCATTGATAGTTCCAGAAGCCATACCCGGTCCTGACTGCCCGGGTGGGAGACACTCATATTTATTAAAACCCACATCTTTGTAAAGACGACCCAGGGCTCCGTCATAGGGTCCGGTGTATCCATCACTGTCATCCTGGGGGACTTCTTCATTAATATTGGTAAAGTCAAAAATATCCATCAGGTATGAAAAATTGGGATCATTAATTATATCCGCCGGATTGGGATGAACTCCATGTTCTCCTTCATCTGTAGGGAAGCCTATGGTGGTGGTGAATACTATGCGCTGATTATTGACCGGATTATTCTGTCCATCGTGGACATTTACCCGGCACTGCGTATAAAGGATTTCTTCTTGTGTGTTACCCTCATGCCAGTCTATATGGGTTGGCACACAAAGCATGTTTATTTCTCCATACTGAAGTGGCAGAGCAAAATCAGCAGATTCGGTCACATTCCCCACATCAGCATTTATAGTTATAGTTTCATTTGTATAATTGCCATCAAAGACCAGGGTACTGAAAGCAGTACCAGCAGTTTGTTCACCATTCAGATTTTCATTTCCCGCTACCACCATGGCATTATTAATACTCACATATTCTGTTACGGGTGATAGTGTAAAGTAAATAGCAGTCCCATTTTCAACAGGATTGTTCCACTCATCCGTGATCAAGGCAGAAAACTGGATTTTCCAGGTGCAGTCACCCAGGTTTACTCCGCTGTCTATTTCGCCAATATTTAGATGAATATCATAAGGTATCCCTGCTTCCACTACTACTGCTTCATTAACTGCAGAAACCATTTGCTGTGGCTGCGGTTTGCACCAGGCATTGATTGAGATCACACCAGAGGAAATTCCAGCATAAACGGCAACAGAGGCTGTGCCATTGGCAGAGATAGTACCTGTGGAGTCAGATAGATTATAAACGGACTGGTTCAGATTGCTGCCCTGAGGAATATTGCCTTCCGGTCGATCTGAGAATTTGAACCAGACTTCCATAGGTGAGAGGACGGGATTATTAAAAACATCCAGGAGATTGACAGTTATTATCACTGGAGCATTTGAACCTGCCATAACGGTTACCGGTTCTTCATTCTGGAAAAAAATATGATCCATTTCACTGGCAATAATCTGGATCTGGTCAAATTGCTGAATTGCTCCCGAGGTGACGGTTATCCCGGCTACTCCCACCTGAGGTCCAGGAGAGAAGCTGGAAATTGCTACTCCATTTTCGTCAGGACTAACCGGATTTTCTATCAAACCCATACTGGTTTCAAAAATTACTATTGTTTCTTCTGAAGCAGGATTACCATAAACATCATGAATCGACGCCCGTACCAGCAATGATTCTTCGCTGCCTGCTGCGATTATATCTGTTTCTGTTCCTGATCCATCGACTATTGACAAAGTCATTATTGCCGGTTCTCCTGCTGTTATGGATAAAACAGCAGAATCTGTTTGTCCGTCTGACTCAGCCTCGATCAGATCATAACCCGGGATAGTGCCTGTATATAGCCAGGCATTGGCAATGCCATTGGTTGTGGTAAGTGCAATAGAATTGCCCAGATTTTGTGAGTCTTGCAGACCCGGCTGGAAATTGCCCATCTCTGTGGAAAAGTAGATAACACTCCCATCAGGAACTAAACCTTCCTGGTTTATGGCTTGAGCAGTTACCTGCACGACATCATCTACAGTTGTCTGAGTTACTTCAAGTTCAATGTTCACATCTAATACAGGCAGGGTTGGTGAGATGATAACATTTACGGTTGAGCCTGATATTCCTATGGAAGCAGTTATGGAAGCAATGCCAATCTCACCTGCGTCCGAATAATATGCCTGAGCAAAACCCACTGAATTTGTTATTACCGGAGAGGTTATTATGCCCATATTACAATTGAGATTAACTTCCTGGTCAGGAGCAGAAATACCATCCTGATCTTTTACATATATCTCTATTGTACTGCGCGTTACACCTTCATCGGCATAGATCTCGTCTGGTATGGCAGTGAGGCCATGGATTGAATAACTGGGATAGGGATAGATATCAATTGTTTTATGCATGCCATGATCATATTCCCCTTCTATATAGGTATAAATATGTGCTACTCCAGTTATCCCATCATCATAGAACCTTGTGATGATCATTCCATCATCATTGGTGAACTCTTTCTCCCACATATAACCTATATCTGTCTCGAAATGGACTGCTATATTGGCTCCGGGTTCTTCTTCTTCATTTGCTACAAAAACAGTTACCTGCGAATAAGTAGTGGATATACTGTCTGCCAGCAGGTAATCTGGATTCACTGTCACTGATGCTAAATTAAAATTGCTCTGGTTACGCTCATCACAGCCGGTTAAAAGTAATACGATTATTAAGAGAGAAAAATAAAATAATGACACAATATTCATTTTCATTATTACCACCTCCTGATTAATTCTCAGCAAGATAAACAAAATGCAAAATATCTGTCAATTATTATTTACTTATTGTAAGAAATATATCTAACTTGTAATGTTAAGTTCCCCTAATACATCATGAAGTTCTCAGTTCATATACTCCCTTGCCATGGAGATACAGGATTTGAGTTGATAGCGGTCGTTATCTACGCCCCACCTGGAAATACCCGGCGGTGCACATCTAATTATTGCGTTTTAACAATAGCCAGCCAATAAATCCTCCCAGAAAATACCAGGGCAGGTCAGAGGCGTTATAGGTGGTACCCAGCAGTATTTTTCCCAGCCAGAAGGAGCGGAGATAGAGCAGAAAGGGAGCTTGCCAGAGCTGGGCAAATTCCAGAATGCAGGTGGTGATAGTTACTATTATTACAATTTTAAGAGGTTTGGCTTGAGGGAATATGAACTTGAAAAGTAAACACCAAAAAACCACATAAGCAATTCCAGCGAGGGAATTATTTAGCAGCTGATGGGCAGGACCAGGATAATATTTAAGTGCAAACCCCGTAAGCAGGGTTATCAATAGTTTAATGAGGAGCCTGTTTTTATTTTTCAGATATTCACCTTTGAACTATATCTGCGGAGCAGCATTAGCCAGCCCCAGGCAAGAAGATTAATGATGATAATTGCCATGATATTTGCAGGGATCGCTCCCAGCCAGGAATTGATGAAGCAATTTTGCAGTAAGGGCAGGGAGGCATTAACTGCCAGGAATACAGGTACTAAGGAAAGATCAAATACCAGTACTTGAAGAAAAATGTGATACAGGGCAGAAGCAAGCAGGGCAGAGAGGATCATCAGGTAGGCAAAATCAGCAAATTTTGCATAGACCAGAGCATTTTGCCTAAGGATGAGAATAACAAAGAAGAATATGAGCCAGATGAGGAATTTTCGTTTCTGACCTCTTGCAGATATTTTACTCAGCCAGTGCATAACAAATATAAGCAGCAGTGAAGAAGTGATCCACTGAGAAACGGACTGGCTGATAACCGTTAAGAAGGGGCTGAAATCAGCGATAGCATCCAGGCTGGGACGCCAGGGCAGATAATCTGGTTTGAAATATGAAACCAGGGCTGTGATGCCACTAAAGCATAGAGCAGCCAGGATCACATTATGCACTCGAAGTTTATTAATGGTCTTATTTTCCCAGGAACCCAGGAAACCTGCCAGCAGAGCAAACACAAAACTGAGCAGCAGAACATTAGTAACTGAACCCAGAATGTATTGCAGTACCTGATTATTCCAGGGTTGA encodes:
- a CDS encoding CDP-glycerol glycerophosphotransferase family protein, producing the protein MVFSYYLVKYPYSLLWSMQKLLGRNDYYAAYCGDELDYYIMEPVLKYLPELTIISKNKRIQNLLAEKGVRSKRLPAFPRGVLMCRLAGHKFPAGGMKKIGMRHGPFHFKALSNKANYNLFDQFIFTSEQEAELAAKAGINNGMGIGYPKLDKAFDSKISTCCMDNLSDQLGLSPEKRTLLFTATWEGSQMSAIDKWFDRLAELKDDYNLLVSLHPWIGESYRDRVKSTSGVHYIESYDTTPYIMLADICIGDTSSMLGECCALDKPMITFRVDNAGRMVDYVIEMLERISVRIDRFEEISGAIALCDARAEEMNRERKAANELMFSNLDGSAGKKVADFIREKWGI
- a CDS encoding aromatic amino acid ammonia-lyase; its protein translation is MSIILNGSGLTIEKVVAIARDGEKVELAPEALERIKVCRAMLEEKIEAGEIMYGVNTGIGEFSEVVLDDDQIKDFQKYLVYNHAAGIGDPAPIEYVRGAMVGRINVHAHGNSGIRPVITQTLVDMLNKGVTPFVCQKGSVGASGDLAPMSQIALLLMGEGDAYFRGELLPGKVAMDKAGIPIPGLQARDGLGTINGSNVLTAMSAILLFDANNWFKQAEIAASMSLEALKANMKPYSPQLHKIRGFLGAQRSAASILKVVSGGDLEQGRVKCKVQDAYSMRSTPQVIGAAHDALAYARSQVEIELNGVGDNPVFFPEERIQLSGANFQGSPVSLPMDMISAAITMVSVMSERRMNRLNNPALSVGLPPFLTKGAGMFSGLMLSQYTADMQIVEQRILCAPASVQSIPAAADQEDFVSMGMNTAIKNFQIIDNAYGILGIELMAAAQALDFREYKFGKGTQVAHDVIRKYVDFLEIDRPLYPDHTRMKELVKSCEILIAVEAEIGSLE
- a CDS encoding DUF2809 domain-containing protein, encoding MITLLTGFALKYYPGPAHQLLNNSLAGIAYVVFWCLLFKFIFPQAKPLKIVIIVTITTCILEFAQLWQAPFLLYLRSFWLGKILLGTTYNASDLPWYFLGGFIGWLLLKRNN